The window TCCAGCCTTTGAGAGCATTGTCTATCAACAAAGAACCTTTGCATGAAAACACAGATGAAAATGGGAGAAAGATGTTGACTGGGTGAACATAAACAGAGCAGATTAGCATCTGGGGTTCAGCCACATTACATCATTAAGAGGTGACCCTTAAAACACTGTGCACTGTTCATCATCTCACTGTACAATTGGATTCATATTATGGAGGATAATGAGCTTCACTTGAGGACACCAATGTCTACAGTCACTATAAAATACATGTGCAGAGACTACCCATGTAGAAGAAGCTAGAAGTAATTTTTCTAGGATAGCATTCACACCCTTGGGCACTATTCTATTTAGACAAAATAGAATCATAAAtattggaaaaaattaaaaagtcacagagatttaggatagtttgtttgtttgatttttatttatttgagaaaggatttcactGCCTGACCTGGACTCACTATATAGATTAGGTTGGCCTAGAGTTCAAAGatgtccacctgcctctacctcctaaatactgggattaaaggcagcaaCCACTACACCTGGTTGAGATGCAGAATTTTTGTGGAGGGCTGTTGATTTTTCTAAAGGAAGGGCAGTCTTTAGACTTTCTTTCCTCAGTCAGTTCTTCAGCAACTTCCTATCAACATAACAACTCACTAGGAATGCAGAGATGCAGTTGGCCTGGTTACCACCCCTTCTTCAGTAGTCTCTTGATTCCTTGCTTGATCTCCTGGGTTCTCACCCCATAAACAATGGGATTAAGGGCTGCAGGGATGACATGGTGGAGGACATTGAGCAAGACTGGCACTTCAGAAGAGACCTTCCCCTTAGCTACATGTGTGAGGATAAAGACCAAAAGAATGGTGCTAAAGAATAGGATGAGGATGAAGTGGGAGCCACATGTGCTCAGGGCTTTGGCTACAGCTCCCTCTGCCTTGAGTCTCAGCACAGCTCTTAGTATGAGGGTATAGGAGAGGAAGATGAGGACGAGGTCAGATCCCAGCAGAGTCCAGCCTATAGAAAACTGATAAATGCGATTGATTGTGACATCATCACAAGCAAGTCGGGAGACAGACATGTTGGCACAGATGCAGTTGTCAATGACATTTCTCCAACAGTAATGGAGTCGTGCTGAAAGAATGGGGATGGGCAAAGGAATAAGGGCATTTCTGACCAAAATAAATGTGGCAGCCTTGACTACAAATTGGTCAGTGATGATGGATGGATATCTCAGTGGGTGGCAGATGGCTATATAGCGATCAAAGGCCATGATCATGAATGTGCAAGATTCCATAGCAAGGAAACTGTTCATGATATACATCTGGAGGAAACAGGCAGCAAAGCTAGTGTGCCTGAGATCAAACCAGAAgatggctagtaccttggggatGACAGTGAGACAGAGCACAATGTCCAGCATGGAGAGGAGGCTGAGCAAGTAGTACAAGGGCTCATGCAGAGAGGCCTCCATTCGAATGGTGATCAGAAGAACAGTATTAGCTCCCAAGGCTAGGAGGAAGAGAAtgctgagaggcagggagagccAGAGCTGCCAGCTGGGATACCTGACAAAACAATTTAGGAGGAAGTCTGAAACTCCAGTAGAGATGGTGTCGTTCTTGTGTGCTGTCATATTTTGTCATACAGTCCTACAGCTTTCTTTTAGGAAACTGTAAAATTAGGATTTAAATAATTAGATTCTAACTGTAAATATATGAAGGTAGAATGAGTTGCTTTGGTTAGACACAACTGTAGCAGGTTATCCACGTCAACTGAGTTTATTGATTTGTTTCTGGTCCTTTTTCCACTGGGATACTACTGTCACCTTAACTATATAGAGGACCATACATTCgatttcattttcaaaagacTTGGTGTATCTTTATAGAAACTAAGACTGAGAAAAAGACTTAGGTTGTTATTTTTACATGCAGGTGAAACTGTGTATGTTTTGCAtataatttttctcttcattttcttttttaatgttcatGTAAATTATCATTCAGTTAACTACTCTACTGCAACAAAAGCTTGGCCCCAAAAAGGGACTCAGATAAATGTACCTAGTTCCCATAgtatttcaattatatttatgttgctttaagtatttatttttatctactcTACAGTGAAAACAGTCAGttttttgtctcaaaataatttttaggagaggtggcatggggcaaaggggaaatgggatgagaaatatgagaaggggaggatgggaggagctcgggggattgggatggttgggatataggaaggatggatacgggagcagcgaagtatatatcctatctaagggagccatcttagggttggcaagagacttgactctagaggggttcgcaggtgtccaggaatatgtccccagctggtaccttgggcaactgaggagagggaacctgaaatgaccctatcctatactgatgaatatcttgcatatcaccttagaaccttcatctggcgatggatcgaggtagagacagattctcaatttggagcaacggtctgagctcttaaggtccaaatgagaagcagaaggagggagaacaagagcaaaaaaatcaggaccacgagggatgcacccacccactgtgacagtggaactgatttattaggagcccaccaaggccagctggtctgggactgaataagcatgggttgattccggactctctgagcagggcgg of the Chionomys nivalis chromosome 8, mChiNiv1.1, whole genome shotgun sequence genome contains:
- the LOC130880362 gene encoding olfactory receptor 56A3-like; its protein translation is MTAHKNDTISTGVSDFLLNCFVRYPSWQLWLSLPLSILFLLALGANTVLLITIRMEASLHEPLYYLLSLLSMLDIVLCLTVIPKVLAIFWFDLRHTSFAACFLQMYIMNSFLAMESCTFMIMAFDRYIAICHPLRYPSIITDQFVVKAATFILVRNALIPLPIPILSARLHYCWRNVIDNCICANMSVSRLACDDVTINRIYQFSIGWTLLGSDLVLIFLSYTLILRAVLRLKAEGAVAKALSTCGSHFILILFFSTILLVFILTHVAKGKVSSEVPVLLNVLHHVIPAALNPIVYGVRTQEIKQGIKRLLKKGW